A section of the Methanocaldococcus sp. FS406-22 genome encodes:
- a CDS encoding MJ0307 family thioredoxin: MSKVKIELFTSPMCPHCPAAKRVVEEVANEMPDAVEVEYINVMENPQKAVEYGIMAVPTIVINGDVEFIGAPTKEALVEAIKKRL; encoded by the coding sequence ATGTCAAAGGTAAAGATAGAGCTTTTTACTTCACCAATGTGTCCTCACTGTCCTGCAGCTAAAAGGGTTGTTGAAGAAGTAGCTAACGAAATGCCTGACGCTGTTGAGGTAGAATATATAAATGTTATGGAAAATCCTCAAAAAGCTGTAGAATATGGAATAATGGCAGTTCCAACAATTGTAATAAATGGGGATGTTGAGTTTATAGGTGCTCCTACAAAAGAGGCGTTAGTTGAGGCTATTAAAAAAAGATTGTAA
- a CDS encoding DUF169 domain-containing protein, translated as MDVNEIRENAKKLMELMMLDKPFVAVKLAKSKDEIPEGYETLEEEKRHCEMIQMARLERKKIYATVDKHLCKGGAYAIGVFRNPPEPLATGKLYVKLGNFKDEEAAKKTVDAIPKVEEEVYATVYAPLDETDFIPDSIVFIGEPLYALRLVQAILYHKGGRFQADFSGIQSLCADAVAAVYTRKAPNMTLGCNGSRKYAGIKPEEVVIAFPPEKLKDIVEAIEYFRQVWTCGSH; from the coding sequence ATGGATGTCAATGAAATAAGAGAAAATGCAAAAAAATTAATGGAATTGATGATGTTAGATAAACCATTTGTTGCTGTAAAATTAGCAAAATCAAAGGATGAGATTCCAGAAGGCTATGAAACATTAGAAGAGGAGAAAAGACATTGTGAAATGATTCAAATGGCAAGATTAGAAAGAAAAAAAATATATGCAACAGTTGATAAGCATCTTTGTAAGGGAGGGGCTTATGCGATTGGAGTCTTTAGGAACCCACCAGAACCATTAGCAACAGGAAAGTTGTATGTCAAATTAGGAAACTTTAAAGATGAAGAGGCAGCTAAAAAAACTGTCGATGCAATACCAAAAGTTGAGGAAGAGGTTTATGCAACTGTCTATGCTCCATTAGATGAAACTGACTTCATCCCAGATTCAATTGTATTTATTGGGGAGCCACTGTATGCGTTAAGATTGGTTCAGGCAATACTTTACCACAAAGGTGGAAGATTCCAGGCAGATTTCTCAGGAATTCAGTCATTATGTGCTGACGCAGTTGCTGCAGTATATACAAGAAAAGCACCTAATATGACATTAGGTTGTAACGGTTCAAGAAAATATGCAGGTATAAAGCCAGAAGAAGTAGTTATTGCCTTCCCACCAGAGAAATTAAAAGACATTGTCGAAGCAATTGAATATTTCAGACAAGTATGGACATGTGGTAGCCACTAA
- the speB gene encoding agmatinase produces the protein MEGYFIDLSKFMMANSSYEEAKGVIFSIPYDETTSFKPGAREGGNAIRTASWGLEAYSPILDRDLSDLKYCDLKDLDLYGNQKEIFNTIHSVSREILKDNKKIIVFGGEHSITYPIIKAVKDIYNEFIVIQFDAHCDLRDEYLGNKLSHACVMRRVYELTKDIFQFGIRSGDKEEWNFAKKNDLYLKMDLMNKEDLEYIKSLNKPIYITIDIDVLDPAYAPGTGTPEPCGFSTKELFKSLYLLEEVKDRIIGFDIVEVSPIYDIANITAITAAKIARELMLMIL, from the coding sequence ATGGAAGGATATTTTATTGATTTATCTAAATTTATGATGGCAAATAGTTCTTATGAAGAAGCTAAGGGAGTTATATTCTCAATCCCTTATGACGAAACAACTTCTTTTAAACCAGGAGCAAGAGAGGGAGGAAATGCTATAAGAACAGCATCGTGGGGATTAGAAGCATACAGCCCAATCTTAGATAGGGATTTGTCAGATTTAAAATACTGTGATTTAAAAGATTTGGATTTGTATGGAAATCAAAAAGAGATATTCAATACAATACATTCAGTTTCAAGAGAGATATTAAAAGATAACAAGAAAATAATTGTCTTTGGAGGAGAGCATTCTATAACTTATCCAATAATTAAGGCTGTAAAAGATATCTATAATGAGTTTATTGTTATTCAATTCGATGCCCATTGTGATTTGAGAGATGAATATTTGGGAAATAAATTATCTCACGCATGCGTTATGAGGAGAGTTTATGAACTAACTAAAGATATATTCCAATTTGGAATTAGGAGTGGAGATAAAGAAGAGTGGAATTTTGCAAAGAAAAACGATCTCTATTTAAAGATGGATTTGATGAATAAGGAGGATTTGGAGTATATAAAGAGTCTAAATAAGCCGATATATATAACCATAGATATTGATGTATTAGACCCCGCCTATGCCCCTGGGACTGGGACTCCTGAACCATGCGGTTTTTCAACAAAGGAGTTATTTAAGTCCTTATATTTATTAGAAGAGGTTAAAGATAGGATTATTGGCTTTGATATTGTTGAAGTTTCACCAATTTATGATATTGCCAATATTACAGCAATAACAGCGGCAAAAATAGCGAGAGAGCTTATGTTAATGATTTTATAA
- a CDS encoding RNA-guided endonuclease TnpB family protein, with the protein MPNKTKSKDNQELSYQIVLSYKVSHNHPIKTFLIECRDKLNTAISIIWNNIEYSKENKPKLPKSKEFKRELRNKLLEDWNYASHYIDGIIKTAYSILESWASNYKRGYRTKTKPIVKRLFVRVKTTLIKYDKGNGIIRITIKPREEYLTLNIKNEWFFDKVRNLTVGEVILKENEAFLTFKDNLNYSDREIIVGVDSNLKSLDLFHPIEGWIRIDLSELHRIKEVYDRKIDFLKKLLKKCPLRALRKIKRLFERRRNRVNDYLHKLTIQLSRLFPNAIFVFEDLNKRKMYKNKHHNRRIDRANWMGIIEKLSYKSIIILVNPAYTSTTCPVCGSKMKSQEGQVVYCYNCMNSFNRQLVGCFNIFKRGFKRFKEFMGGVGVPTTGAEVSLGKLMTPNPNVEAKLPIRKIEDFPLMVYGVDLNRKYLKRL; encoded by the coding sequence ATGCCGAATAAAACCAAATCGAAAGATAACCAAGAATTGTCTTATCAAATTGTTTTATCCTATAAGGTTAGTCATAACCATCCAATTAAAACTTTTTTAATCGAATGTAGGGACAAACTAAACACAGCCATTAGTATAATTTGGAACAATATCGAATATTCTAAAGAGAATAAACCAAAACTACCAAAATCTAAAGAGTTTAAAAGAGAGTTAAGGAATAAACTATTAGAAGATTGGAATTATGCCTCCCATTATATCGATGGGATTATAAAAACTGCTTATTCTATTTTAGAGAGTTGGGCTTCGAATTATAAAAGAGGATATAGGACTAAAACAAAACCGATTGTTAAAAGATTGTTCGTTAGAGTTAAGACAACTCTAATAAAATACGATAAAGGTAATGGAATTATACGAATTACAATAAAACCGAGAGAGGAGTATTTAACCTTAAACATTAAAAACGAATGGTTTTTTGATAAGGTTAGAAACTTAACAGTCGGAGAGGTTATTTTAAAGGAAAATGAAGCATTTTTAACCTTCAAAGATAACTTAAATTATTCAGATAGAGAAATAATCGTTGGAGTTGATAGCAACTTAAAGTCGTTAGATTTATTCCATCCGATAGAGGGATGGATTAGGATAGATTTATCTGAATTACACCGAATTAAGGAAGTTTATGATAGAAAAATCGATTTTCTTAAAAAACTACTTAAAAAATGTCCTTTAAGAGCATTAAGAAAGATTAAAAGATTATTCGAAAGGAGGAGAAATAGGGTTAACGATTATTTACACAAACTTACAATCCAACTATCCCGATTATTTCCTAATGCTATCTTTGTCTTTGAGGATTTAAATAAACGAAAGATGTATAAAAATAAGCACCACAATAGAAGGATAGACAGGGCCAATTGGATGGGTATAATTGAAAAACTCAGCTATAAATCGATTATTATCTTAGTTAATCCTGCCTACACATCAACAACCTGTCCTGTATGCGGGAGTAAAATGAAGTCCCAAGAAGGACAGGTTGTCTATTGCTATAATTGTATGAATTCTTTTAATAGGCAGTTAGTTGGTTGTTTTAATATTTTTAAAAGAGGATTTAAAAGATTTAAAGAGTTTATGGGTGGAGTTGGGGTTCCCACGACAGGGGCAGAGGTTTCACTTGGGAAACTGATGACGCCCAATCCCAACGTGGAAGCGAAGCTTCCAATAAGGAAAATCGAAGATTTTCCTCTGATGGTTTATGGAGTAGATTTAAATAGAAAATATCTTAAACGTCTATAA
- a CDS encoding roadblock/LC7 domain-containing protein, whose translation MIDRVLLELNKTEGIKGSMVVGKDGLVIASQLPGNVDAELVGAMASAAFGAAERTAAEIGMGALEQTMIEGEHGKTLMVDAGEGILVVLTDAKVNLGLIRITMKRAAEKIKAMF comes from the coding sequence ATGATTGATAGGGTTTTGTTGGAGTTGAATAAGACTGAGGGTATTAAGGGTTCTATGGTTGTTGGTAAGGATGGTTTGGTTATTGCCTCTCAGTTGCCTGGGAATGTTGATGCTGAGTTAGTTGGGGCTATGGCTTCAGCAGCATTTGGGGCTGCTGAAAGAACAGCAGCAGAGATTGGCATGGGGGCTTTAGAACAAACAATGATTGAAGGAGAACATGGTAAAACCCTAATGGTCGATGCAGGAGAAGGAATCTTAGTAGTCTTAACAGATGCAAAGGTTAACTTAGGATTAATCAGAATAACAATGAAAAGAGCCGCAGAAAAAATAAAAGCAATGTTTTAA
- a CDS encoding roadblock/LC7 domain-containing protein, which yields MIPKEILEEIKDLDYVHGVLLIGNDGLVEYSSLPEDDLNTESLGARLSIILNSISEVIKDIYNENTECIFIKAENHGIQLFSKDGSILAILFKGDDENIYKILPLIKEILK from the coding sequence ATGATTCCTAAAGAAATTCTTGAAGAAATAAAAGATTTGGATTATGTTCATGGGGTTTTACTAATAGGAAACGATGGATTAGTTGAATACTCCAGTTTGCCAGAAGATGATTTAAATACGGAAAGTTTAGGAGCAAGATTGTCTATCATTTTAAACAGTATTTCTGAAGTAATAAAAGACATATATAACGAAAACACAGAATGCATTTTTATCAAAGCAGAAAATCATGGTATCCAGTTGTTTTCTAAAGATGGAAGTATTTTAGCAATATTATTTAAAGGAGACGATGAAAATATCTATAAAATTCTTCCTCTAATAAAAGAAATACTTAAATAG
- the speE gene encoding spermidine synthase, whose translation MNQNNNFKCHIWFTEFHNNNVALSVRVKDILYREKSEFQEIEIIDTYDFGKALILDNTFQTTERDEFIYHELISHIPLFTHPNPKNVLVIGGGDGGTVREVVKHKSVETVDFVELDKKVIEACKKYMPKLSCEIDNEKVNLIITDGIRYVAETDKKYDVIIVDCPDPVGPAKGLFEKEFYKNVFKCLNDDGIMVQQSESPLYNLDLIQNICRYLKDAGFKIIMPYTYPMPTYPSGFWSFTLASKKYNPLEVDEERIKEALKDIETKYYDEEVHKGIFLASPKFLKDAVKKALE comes from the coding sequence GTGAATCAAAATAACAATTTTAAATGCCATATATGGTTTACAGAATTTCACAACAACAATGTAGCTCTTTCGGTTAGAGTTAAGGATATTTTATATAGGGAAAAATCGGAATTTCAAGAGATAGAGATTATTGACACCTATGATTTTGGAAAGGCATTAATTTTAGATAACACTTTTCAGACAACAGAGAGAGATGAATTTATTTATCATGAATTAATATCTCATATACCTCTTTTTACCCACCCAAATCCAAAGAACGTCTTAGTTATTGGAGGAGGAGATGGAGGGACTGTTAGGGAAGTGGTTAAGCACAAATCAGTTGAAACAGTGGATTTTGTTGAGTTGGATAAAAAGGTTATTGAAGCATGTAAAAAGTATATGCCAAAATTGAGCTGTGAGATAGACAATGAAAAGGTTAATTTGATAATAACAGATGGAATTAGATATGTTGCTGAAACAGATAAAAAGTATGATGTGATTATTGTTGATTGCCCAGACCCTGTTGGGCCTGCTAAGGGACTTTTTGAGAAAGAATTTTATAAAAATGTGTTTAAATGTTTAAATGATGATGGAATTATGGTTCAACAATCAGAAAGTCCATTGTACAACTTAGATTTAATACAAAATATCTGCAGATATTTAAAAGATGCTGGGTTTAAGATAATTATGCCATACACATACCCAATGCCAACATATCCAAGTGGATTTTGGAGCTTTACATTAGCATCTAAAAAATACAATCCATTAGAGGTTGATGAAGAAAGAATAAAAGAAGCTTTAAAAGATATAGAAACTAAATACTATGATGAAGAAGTTCATAAGGGAATATTTTTGGCATCACCTAAATTTTTAAAAGATGCTGTTAAAAAAGCTTTAGAATAA
- the speD gene encoding adenosylmethionine decarboxylase, with amino-acid sequence MLKYLGKHLILELWGCDPKALDDIEGIEKMLVDSVKACGATLICVRTHKFSPQGATGVAVLAESHISIHTWPELGYAAMDIFTCGTHVEPAKAIPIIKEFLKPKHVEILDLKRGIRLNEGDEE; translated from the coding sequence ATGTTAAAATACTTAGGGAAACACTTAATATTGGAATTATGGGGTTGCGACCCAAAGGCATTGGATGACATAGAAGGAATAGAAAAGATGTTAGTAGATAGTGTAAAAGCATGTGGAGCTACTTTAATTTGTGTAAGAACTCACAAATTCTCTCCTCAAGGGGCTACAGGAGTTGCTGTTTTGGCAGAGAGCCATATATCAATCCACACATGGCCTGAGCTTGGATACGCTGCTATGGACATTTTTACATGTGGAACTCATGTAGAACCAGCAAAAGCAATTCCAATTATTAAAGAATTTTTAAAGCCAAAACACGTTGAAATCTTAGATTTAAAGAGGGGCATAAGGCTAAATGAAGGTGATGAGGAGTGA
- a CDS encoding pyruvoyl-dependent arginine decarboxylase, producing MNAEINPLHAYFKLPNTVSLVAGSSEGETPLNAFDGALLNAGIGNVNLIRISSIMPPGAEIVPLPKLPMGALVPTAYGYIISDVPGETIAAAISVAIPKDKSLCGLIMEFEGKCSKKEAEKTVREMAKIGFEMRGWELDRIESVAIEHEVEKLGCAFAAAALWYK from the coding sequence ATGAATGCTGAGATAAACCCTCTCCATGCTTATTTTAAACTACCAAACACAGTTTCTTTAGTAGCAGGTAGTAGCGAAGGAGAAACACCACTAAACGCATTTGATGGAGCTCTGCTAAATGCAGGGATAGGGAATGTCAATTTAATTAGAATAAGCAGTATAATGCCTCCAGGAGCTGAAATTGTCCCTCTACCTAAGTTACCAATGGGTGCTTTAGTCCCAACAGCTTATGGTTATATCATTAGTGATGTTCCAGGAGAAACAATAGCAGCTGCAATAAGTGTTGCTATTCCAAAAGATAAAAGCTTATGTGGCTTAATAATGGAGTTTGAAGGGAAGTGTTCAAAAAAAGAGGCTGAAAAAACTGTTAGAGAGATGGCAAAAATAGGATTTGAGATGAGAGGCTGGGAGTTGGATAGGATAGAGTCAGTGGCAATAGAACATGAAGTAGAAAAACTTGGATGTGCATTTGCTGCAGCTGCATTGTGGTATAAATAA
- the fhcD gene encoding formylmethanofuran--tetrahydromethanopterin N-formyltransferase has translation MEINGVYIEDTFAEAFPIWVSRVLITAATKKWAKIAATEATGFGCSVIMCPAEAGIEKYVPPSETPDGRPGYIIQICHPKKAELEHQMLERLGQCVLTCPTTAIFDAMGDKADEQLKVGFKLKFFGDGYEKKDELYGRKVYKIPIMGGEFITEVKFGIKKGVAGGNFFIMADTNASALIAAEAAVDAIASVDGVITPFPGGVVASGSKVGASNPKYKFMVATTNHKMCPTLKGVVEDSEIPEDVNGVYEIVIDGVDEEAVKEAMKQGILAATKVPGVKKITAGNYGGKLGKYQFNLRELFE, from the coding sequence ATGGAGATAAATGGAGTATATATTGAAGATACATTTGCAGAAGCATTCCCAATATGGGTGTCAAGAGTTTTAATAACAGCTGCTACAAAGAAGTGGGCTAAGATTGCTGCTACAGAGGCAACAGGTTTTGGTTGCTCTGTTATCATGTGTCCAGCAGAGGCAGGGATTGAAAAATATGTTCCACCATCAGAAACACCTGATGGAAGACCAGGGTACATAATACAAATATGCCACCCTAAGAAGGCAGAATTAGAGCATCAGATGTTAGAGAGATTAGGACAGTGTGTCTTAACATGCCCAACAACTGCTATTTTTGACGCTATGGGAGATAAAGCTGATGAGCAATTAAAGGTTGGATTTAAGTTGAAGTTTTTCGGAGACGGTTATGAGAAGAAAGATGAGTTATACGGAAGAAAAGTTTATAAGATACCAATCATGGGAGGAGAATTTATAACCGAGGTTAAGTTTGGAATTAAGAAGGGAGTTGCTGGAGGAAACTTCTTTATAATGGCAGATACAAATGCCTCTGCCTTAATCGCTGCTGAGGCTGCAGTTGATGCCATTGCAAGTGTTGATGGCGTTATAACTCCATTCCCAGGAGGAGTTGTTGCTTCTGGTAGTAAGGTTGGAGCAAGCAATCCAAAATACAAGTTCATGGTTGCTACAACAAACCACAAGATGTGTCCAACATTGAAGGGAGTTGTTGAAGATTCAGAAATTCCAGAAGATGTAAATGGAGTTTATGAAATAGTTATTGATGGGGTTGATGAGGAGGCAGTTAAAGAGGCTATGAAGCAGGGTATATTAGCAGCTACAAAAGTTCCAGGAGTTAAGAAGATTACAGCTGGAAACTATGGAGGTAAGTTGGGTAAATACCAATTCAACTTAAGGGAGTTGTTTGAATAA
- a CDS encoding DUF211 domain-containing protein: MNGIRRIVLDILKPHEPKITDMALKLTSLPNIDGVNITVYEIDKETENVKVTIEGNNLDFDEIQEIIESLGGTIHSIDEVVAGKKIIEEVRTPQDRY, translated from the coding sequence TTGAACGGTATTAGAAGGATTGTTTTAGATATATTGAAGCCGCACGAGCCAAAAATAACAGACATGGCATTAAAACTAACATCATTACCAAATATTGATGGGGTTAATATTACAGTCTATGAAATAGATAAAGAGACAGAAAACGTTAAAGTTACAATTGAAGGGAATAATTTAGATTTTGATGAAATTCAGGAAATTATTGAAAGTTTAGGAGGGACTATTCACAGTATAGATGAAGTTGTTGCAGGTAAAAAGATTATTGAAGAAGTTAGAACACCACAAGATAGATATTAA
- the engB gene encoding GTP-binding protein EngB has translation MDFFERYKNLKEKYEEKKIKPKVIVVGRSNVGKSTFVRLMTGRKDVKVGKKPGVTLKINEYDMGEYILVDMPGFGYMAGLPKKVQEKIKDEIVHYIENHADEIAAAVQIIDTKSFFEIVERWKGKGEIPIDLEMFDFITDLKISPILVANKMDKIKKDEWDEVLDGICEYLKCQPPWHQWKFIVPAILKEGKGIEEIKKKILERVRLFKKLRGIE, from the coding sequence ATGGACTTTTTTGAGAGATATAAAAATTTAAAAGAAAAATATGAAGAAAAAAAGATAAAACCAAAAGTTATTGTGGTTGGGAGGAGTAATGTTGGTAAGTCCACTTTTGTTAGATTAATGACTGGGAGAAAAGATGTTAAAGTTGGAAAAAAACCAGGAGTTACTTTAAAAATTAATGAATATGATATGGGGGAGTATATTTTAGTAGATATGCCAGGTTTTGGATACATGGCTGGATTACCAAAAAAAGTTCAGGAAAAAATTAAGGATGAGATTGTTCATTATATAGAAAATCATGCTGATGAAATAGCTGCAGCTGTTCAAATTATAGATACAAAATCATTTTTTGAGATAGTTGAAAGATGGAAAGGGAAGGGGGAAATTCCAATTGACTTAGAGATGTTTGACTTTATAACTGATTTGAAGATAAGTCCAATTCTTGTAGCTAATAAAATGGATAAGATAAAGAAAGATGAATGGGATGAAGTTTTGGATGGTATCTGTGAATATTTAAAATGCCAACCACCATGGCATCAATGGAAGTTTATAGTCCCAGCTATACTAAAAGAAGGTAAAGGGATTGAAGAGATAAAGAAAAAGATTCTTGAGAGGGTTAGATTATTTAAAAAATTAAGAGGAATAGAATAA
- the rpsJ gene encoding 30S ribosomal protein S10 — translation MQRARIKLSSTDHKVLDEICRQIKEIAEKTGVDISGPIPLPTKVLRVVTRKSPDGEGSSTFDRWTMKIHKRLIDIDADERALRHIMKIKIPDNVQIEIQFK, via the coding sequence ATGCAAAGAGCAAGAATTAAGTTATCAAGTACAGACCACAAAGTTTTAGATGAAATTTGCAGACAAATAAAAGAGATTGCCGAAAAAACTGGAGTAGATATTTCAGGGCCTATACCATTACCAACAAAGGTCTTAAGAGTTGTTACAAGAAAAAGTCCAGATGGAGAAGGTTCATCAACATTTGACAGATGGACAATGAAAATCCACAAAAGATTAATTGACATTGATGCAGATGAGAGAGCTTTAAGACACATTATGAAAATAAAAATCCCTGACAATGTTCAAATAGAGATACAGTTTAAATAA